The genomic window AGGGCGGCACCTTCCCGCTAAGCGGCGCCCTCCCGCAGGGCGGTCCGGCCGCTCAGGGCCTGACCCCGCCCACCGGGCCGCAGGGCTTCGGCCCCGGCGGGGCGACCGGGACGACGCGCACCGGTGGCGCCGGCGGGCTGCTGGACGCGAGCACGCCCAGCTCCGCGCTGGTGTCGCTGCTGCTGCACGATGCGGACAGCTACACGTGGGTGGCCGCCACGGTCGGGGCCAACCAGTCGGCCGGCTACCAGCTGGCCACCGACCGACCGGTCATGGCGCTGGGCGGGTTCAACGGCAGCGACCCGTTCCCGACGCTGGCGCTGTTCCAGCAGTACGTCGCCGAGGGCAAGGTCCACTACTTCCTCGGCGGGGGCGGCGGGTTCGGCACCCAGAACGGTGGTAGCAGCGACACCCCGCAGATCAGCCAGTGGGTCGAGGCCAACTTCACCGCCGCGACGGTGGGCGGGGTCACGGTGTACGACCTCACCCAGCCGACGTCAGGATCGACGTCCGGCTGACCGGCGGGTCCGAGTCAGGCTGCTCCGAGCTGCCCCGGCCCGAGCGCGGTACCCCCCAACCGCGCCCGGGCCAGGGTTTCGACGGCTGGCACGACCGGCCCGTCAGCGCCGGAACGGAGCTGAGCGCGAAGGCAGCTCTGCACGCACCGGATCACCCAACCCGCTGGCACCTGCGAGCCGAACTCCTGCATCAGCCGCTCCTCGACTGCGAGGACCTCCCGGTGTGTTGCCAAGGGCATCATCGGTCGGTCACTCTCCCCGAGCAGTCCGCGGAACCCCGCACCCAGTGACCAGGATGACGTCACCCGCCCGCATCCCCCAGCCCCAGATGGGGGGCCTTTCCGCGGGCACCGTCCGGCTCACCCCTCGGATCGGGGGTACGGCTGGGGCCGCAGCAGCCCGGTCTGCAGCCCGATGACCACCGCCTGCAGCTGGGACCGGGCGTGCAGCTTCTGCAGGATCGCCTTCACATGACCGCGAACCGTGTGCTCGCTGATCTGCAGCTCGCCGGCGATCTCCTTGACGTCGCGGCCAGCGGCCAGCCGCGCCAGCACCTCCAGCTCTCTGGCGGTCAACGGCTGGTGCTCCACCACTCTCGGGAGATCGCGTAGCGTCCGACCCGCCTCGGCCTGCTCCACCGGGCGCGGTCCGCCGACGTCCTCGAGGAGGGCGACCACCTCGCGTGCCGCCCCGCCGCCCTCGAGCCCGATCGGGATGGCCCGCACGGTGAGGTACACCGGAGCGCCGTCCGCCCCCCTGATGGCCAGGCTGCGCTTCTGGGCCACTCCGGTGGCCAGGGCCTTCAGAACTGGCAGCTCCTGCCTGGGCAGCGCGGCGCCGTGCTCGTCGACCCCACCACGGACCTCCCAGGTCGTGCCGACGGTCGCGCTGCGGTCCCGCTGCAGCATGAGCTCGGCGGCCCGGTTCATCAACAGCACCCGAAGGTCCCCGTCGAAGACGATCACGCCCTCACGGAGGGAGTCGAGGATCAGCCAGCGGCGTCGCTCGGCAACAGCGGCCAGCCGCTCGGTCTCCACCCGGCCGCCGACGTCGCGGGACACCAGCACGATCACGGCCTCGTCACTGGTCCAGCGGGCCATCCGACCGGAGCTCTCCACCCAGACGACGCGACCCTCGGTGGCACGAAGTCGGTGCACCCACCGGGCCGGCTCACCCGAGCTGAACAGCTGGTCCCTGAACCGGCTGAGGGAGCCCAGGTCCTCTGGGTCTACCACCTCGCTCAGGGGCCGTCCGCGCAGGCGGGACGGAGGCAGCCCCAGCAGCTCGCGCGCGGCCGCCGACGCGTACAAGCACACACCGTCAAGGGTGAGCACCCACACCAGGTCAGGGGCTGCGTCCAGCCACCGGTACGACTCGGGCGGCGGGCCGATCTCCGGTGACAGCTCGCCCGCTCCTGACGCCGTCCACTCGCCCATGGTCAGAGCCTTCCAGGCTCAGCATGGCCGGAACCCGCCACGGTGGTGAGGGTAGAAGGACCCTCAGCCGCGCCCCGGCTCATCCCGGGAGAAGGATGCTCCGACTCGGCCACCCGGACACGCTGGGCGAGAGGGGCGGTCTGCGGCCTCCACGACCGGCAGGGGTGGGCATCGGTGATCTCCGGGCGGACGCCCGCAGGCAGATCGACCGGCTGCTGTCCTGGTTCGCGGCGTCACTGCCGGGTCGGTGGTGGGACCGGCTGCTCGAGATGGAGTTCGTCGACCGGTCAGTGGCCCTCGCCGCGAAGGCGTTCGTGGCCTTCCTCCCAGCGCTCGTCGTGGTGGCCGCCTACCTCCCGGATCAGCCGCGGCGCAGCCTGGCCTCGTCGCTGGTGCACCGGCTGGGACTCTCGGGAACGTCCCTGGAGGTGGTGCAGGCCACCCTGACGACGGGTGCCCAGACCAGGTCCGCCACCAGCCTGATCCGGCTGCTGGTCACCCTCTTCTACGCGACCACGATCACCACCGCACTCCAGCGGCTCTACCTGCGGGCTTGGCGGCGTCCGCCCATCCGAGACCGGCGCCGGCCGCTGACCGGCCTGGCCTGGGTCGTGGGCGTCATCGTCCTGATGGCGCTCATGGGCGGGTTGCGACGGGTCCTGCACGGCTGGGCCCTGCCCGGGGCGCTGACCGTGCTGGCGGCGGCCGGGTCCATCGCCCTGCGGTGGTGGACGCACTGCGTCATGCTGCCGAGCCAGCTCCGCTGGCGGGTGCTGCTCCCCGGCGCCATCATCACCTCGGTCGGGTCCGCCCTGTACGGGATCGGCGCCGCGGTGTGGCTGCCGCGCAACATCATCGCGAGCCAGCAGCAGTTCGGGTTCTTCGGGGTGGCCATGGCCCTGGTCTCGAGGTGCGTGGGGCTGGCCTTCGTCCTCGTCGGTGCCGCGGCGCTGGGCGTCGTGCTGGCCGAGGACACCGGCCGGATCGGCCGGCTCATCCGGGGCTCCGAGGGGACCTCGCTGCGTCCCGGCGCGCTCCCCCCGCTCCCCGCCCCCAGCCGGCCGGGCGCGCTCCTCGACGCCTTCGGCCGCCAACCCCCCTCCTCGGCCTGACGGGTCACAGGTGCAGCGCCGCGCGCATGGACGGCGCGGAGGCGGCGAGCAGCGGCTCGAGGCCGAGCAGCTGCTGGGTCGTGTGCAGCAGCGACAGGTGGCCGAACGCCTCAGTGGCGACGGTGCCCGGCCGGATGGACGGCGCCACCGCGATGAGCGCCACCCGGTTGCTGCCGGAGGAGTCGTCCTCGTCCCAGGTGACGAACACGGCGGTGCGCCCGGCCCGGTAGGTCGGGCTGTCCAGGATCGTCCGCAGCCAGGTG from Actinomycetes bacterium includes these protein-coding regions:
- a CDS encoding glycosyl transferase → GGTFPLSGALPQGGPAAQGLTPPTGPQGFGPGGATGTTRTGGAGGLLDASTPSSALVSLLLHDADSYTWVAATVGANQSAGYQLATDRPVMALGGFNGSDPFPTLALFQQYVAEGKVHYFLGGGGGFGTQNGGSSDTPQISQWVEANFTAATVGGVTVYDLTQPTSGSTSG
- a CDS encoding PAS domain-containing protein, translating into MGEWTASGAGELSPEIGPPPESYRWLDAAPDLVWVLTLDGVCLYASAAARELLGLPPSRLRGRPLSEVVDPEDLGSLSRFRDQLFSSGEPARWVHRLRATEGRVVWVESSGRMARWTSDEAVIVLVSRDVGGRVETERLAAVAERRRWLILDSLREGVIVFDGDLRVLLMNRAAELMLQRDRSATVGTTWEVRGGVDEHGAALPRQELPVLKALATGVAQKRSLAIRGADGAPVYLTVRAIPIGLEGGGAAREVVALLEDVGGPRPVEQAEAGRTLRDLPRVVEHQPLTARELEVLARLAAGRDVKEIAGELQISEHTVRGHVKAILQKLHARSQLQAVVIGLQTGLLRPQPYPRSEG